A genome region from Pseudomonas pergaminensis includes the following:
- a CDS encoding phage holin family protein: MSIGETGSSTGTTSRRLGAAVLGLLHSHVELFGIELQEQKARTVSLLLFAGLALVFALLLLVGLSTLVMILVWDTGYRLTGIICLCVFYTLAAAFCGVRLKAAVFDESTPFHATLEELANDRERLLP, translated from the coding sequence ATGTCTATCGGCGAAACTGGCTCGTCCACAGGGACAACCTCTAGGCGTCTGGGCGCGGCCGTGTTGGGCTTGCTGCACAGTCACGTCGAATTGTTTGGCATCGAATTGCAGGAACAGAAGGCTCGCACCGTCAGCCTGCTGCTGTTTGCCGGCCTGGCGCTGGTGTTTGCGCTGCTGTTGCTGGTGGGGCTGTCGACGCTGGTGATGATCCTGGTATGGGACACCGGCTATCGCCTGACCGGGATCATCTGCCTCTGCGTGTTCTACACCCTGGCCGCAGCGTTTTGCGGGGTGCGCTTGAAAGCGGCGGTGTTCGATGAATCCACGCCGTTCCACGCCACCCTCGAAGAGCTGGCCAACGACCGGGAGCGCCTGTTGCCATGA
- a CDS encoding response regulator transcription factor, translating into MNSVFIIDDHPVIRLAIRMLLEHEGYKVVGETDNGCDAIQMVRECLPDLIILDISIPKLDGLEVLCRFNAMNTQMKTLILTAQSPTLFATRCMRSGADGYVCKEGDLSELLSAIRAVLSGYNYFPSQALTANGADGAESQELELFKTVNDRELMVLQLFAQGRTNKEIAKGMFLSNKTVSTYKKRLMQKLQAKSLVELIEMAKRNALV; encoded by the coding sequence ATGAACTCAGTTTTTATTATCGATGACCACCCGGTTATACGGCTTGCCATTCGAATGCTGTTGGAGCACGAAGGCTACAAAGTGGTGGGTGAAACGGACAACGGTTGCGACGCCATACAAATGGTCCGCGAGTGCTTGCCGGACCTGATTATCCTCGATATCAGCATCCCCAAGCTGGACGGGCTGGAAGTGCTCTGCCGATTCAACGCAATGAACACACAGATGAAAACCCTGATCCTCACAGCTCAGTCTCCTACGCTATTCGCCACACGCTGCATGCGCTCGGGCGCCGATGGCTACGTGTGCAAGGAAGGTGATCTCAGCGAATTGCTGAGTGCTATCCGCGCAGTTTTATCCGGTTATAACTACTTCCCCAGCCAGGCATTGACCGCCAATGGTGCCGATGGCGCGGAATCCCAGGAACTTGAATTATTCAAGACCGTCAACGACCGGGAACTCATGGTATTGCAACTTTTTGCACAAGGCCGCACCAACAAGGAAATTGCCAAAGGTATGTTCTTGAGCAACAAAACAGTAAGCACTTACAAAAAAAGGCTAATGCAGAAACTTCAAGCCAAATCCTTGGTAGAACTTATCGAGATGGCAAAACGAAACGCGCTAGTGTGA
- a CDS encoding transcriptional regulator: protein MVNVEQLKSSVNRMSADVVRDAVNELRLDGLVTEGKTPFNKVHFNTCFAEIEALFQRAGYHKQLDVVGYQGLLYALYDPGRWEAVDVLRWLKEFTEAASASKLLRAELAKA, encoded by the coding sequence GTGGTGAATGTCGAACAACTAAAAAGCAGCGTCAATCGCATGTCCGCCGACGTTGTGCGCGACGCGGTGAATGAGCTGCGCCTCGATGGCCTGGTCACGGAAGGCAAGACGCCGTTCAACAAAGTGCATTTCAATACCTGCTTTGCCGAGATCGAGGCATTGTTCCAGCGTGCCGGTTACCACAAGCAGCTGGACGTGGTGGGGTATCAGGGCTTGTTGTACGCGTTGTACGATCCAGGCCGCTGGGAAGCGGTGGACGTGCTGCGCTGGCTCAAGGAGTTCACCGAGGCCGCCAGTGCCTCGAAGCTCCTGCGGGCGGAGTTGGCCAAGGCCTGA
- a CDS encoding ammonium transporter, whose protein sequence is MENLQSAVDTLVHSSNTLFILIGAVMVLAMHAGFAFLEVGTVRQKNQVNALSKILSDFAISTLAYFFIGYWISYGVSFMQPAAVISADHGYGLVKFFFLLTFAAAIPAIISGGIAERARFAPQLCATALIVAFIYPFFEGMVWNGNFGLQAWLLATFGASFHDFAGSVVVHAMGGWLALAAVLLLGPRNGRYREGRLVAFAPSSIPFLALGSWILIVGWFGFNVMSAQTLNGVSGLVAVNSLMAMVGGTVAALIIGRNDPGFLHNGPLAGLVAICAGSDLMHPVGALVTGAVAGGLFVWFFIAAQDRWKIDDVLGVWPLHGLCGVWGGIACGIFGQTALGGLGGVSLISQLIGTALGVLVALVGGLVVYGVIKRVYGLRLSQEEEYYGADLSIHKIGAVSQD, encoded by the coding sequence ATGGAAAATTTGCAAAGTGCGGTGGACACGCTTGTCCACAGCTCCAACACCCTGTTTATCCTGATCGGTGCGGTCATGGTCCTGGCCATGCACGCCGGCTTCGCGTTCCTGGAAGTCGGCACGGTGCGCCAAAAGAACCAGGTCAACGCCCTGTCCAAGATCCTCAGCGACTTCGCCATCTCGACCCTGGCCTATTTCTTTATAGGCTATTGGATCTCCTACGGGGTGAGCTTCATGCAACCGGCGGCGGTCATCAGTGCCGACCACGGTTATGGCCTGGTGAAGTTCTTCTTCCTGCTGACCTTCGCGGCAGCGATCCCGGCGATTATTTCCGGTGGGATTGCGGAGCGCGCGCGGTTTGCACCACAGCTCTGCGCCACCGCATTGATCGTGGCGTTTATCTACCCTTTTTTCGAAGGCATGGTGTGGAACGGCAACTTCGGCCTGCAGGCCTGGCTGCTCGCGACCTTCGGGGCCAGCTTCCATGATTTCGCCGGTTCCGTGGTGGTCCATGCCATGGGTGGTTGGCTGGCCCTGGCGGCAGTGTTGTTGCTCGGCCCGCGCAACGGGCGCTACCGCGAAGGGCGCCTGGTGGCGTTTGCGCCGTCGAGCATTCCATTCCTGGCGCTGGGCTCGTGGATTTTGATCGTCGGCTGGTTCGGCTTCAACGTAATGAGCGCGCAGACCTTGAACGGCGTCAGCGGCCTGGTGGCCGTCAACTCGCTGATGGCGATGGTCGGCGGCACCGTCGCGGCCCTGATCATCGGCCGCAACGACCCTGGCTTCCTGCACAACGGCCCGTTGGCGGGGTTGGTGGCGATCTGCGCCGGTTCCGACCTGATGCACCCGGTGGGCGCGCTGGTCACCGGGGCCGTCGCGGGCGGTCTGTTTGTGTGGTTCTTCATCGCCGCCCAGGATCGCTGGAAGATCGACGATGTACTCGGTGTGTGGCCGTTGCACGGCTTGTGTGGCGTGTGGGGCGGCATTGCCTGCGGCATTTTCGGCCAGACCGCCCTGGGTGGCCTGGGCGGCGTGAGCCTGATCAGCCAGTTGATCGGCACGGCCCTTGGCGTGCTGGTGGCGCTGGTCGGCGGCCTGGTGGTGTATGGCGTGATCAAGCGCGTATACGGGCTGCGCTTGAGCCAGGAAGAGGAGTATTACGGCGCGGACCTGTCGATCCACAAGATCGGTGCGGTCAGTCAGGATTGA
- a CDS encoding pseudouridine synthase: protein MSTSGFSASQHQASTLYLPPGPWATVLDCLCEHFPAIGREHWLDRIARGRVLDINGSPISLDLAYKEGLCIYYFREVPNEKAIPVQETILYADEHLVVADKPHFLPVTPAGEYVEQTLLRRLIRRLDNPSLVPLHRIDRHTAGLVLFSANPASRSAYQQLFPTRQIDKFYEAIAPALPGLTFPLVHKSRLVDGEPFFRMQEGAGAANTETAVDVREKNGDLWRYGLFPVTGKKHQLRVHMTALGASICNDPFYPDVIKDAVDDYANPLKLLAQGVRFIDPVTGVERSFRSQITLDW, encoded by the coding sequence ATGTCCACATCCGGTTTTTCAGCGTCCCAGCACCAAGCCAGCACCTTGTACCTGCCGCCCGGCCCTTGGGCGACGGTGCTCGATTGCCTGTGCGAGCACTTCCCGGCGATTGGCCGTGAACACTGGTTGGACCGCATCGCCCGGGGCCGGGTGCTGGACATCAACGGCAGCCCGATCAGCCTGGACCTGGCCTACAAGGAAGGCCTGTGTATTTATTACTTCCGCGAAGTGCCCAACGAGAAAGCCATCCCGGTGCAGGAAACCATCCTGTATGCCGACGAGCATCTCGTCGTCGCCGACAAACCGCATTTTTTGCCCGTGACGCCGGCCGGGGAGTACGTCGAGCAAACCCTGCTGCGCCGCTTGATTCGCCGTCTGGACAACCCGTCACTGGTGCCTTTGCACCGCATCGACCGGCATACGGCGGGGCTGGTGCTGTTCTCGGCCAACCCGGCCAGCCGCTCGGCTTATCAGCAACTGTTTCCCACACGCCAGATCGATAAGTTCTATGAAGCCATCGCGCCGGCCCTGCCAGGCCTGACGTTCCCCCTGGTGCATAAAAGCCGCCTGGTGGATGGCGAGCCGTTCTTTCGTATGCAGGAAGGCGCCGGTGCCGCGAACACCGAAACGGCTGTGGACGTGCGGGAAAAGAACGGCGATCTATGGCGCTACGGCCTGTTCCCCGTCACCGGCAAGAAGCACCAGTTGCGCGTGCACATGACCGCACTCGGCGCGAGTATCTGTAATGATCCGTTCTACCCCGATGTGATCAAGGATGCCGTGGACGACTATGCCAACCCGCTGAAGCTGTTGGCCCAGGGCGTGCGGTTTATCGACCCGGTCACAGGTGTCGAACGCAGCTTTCGCAGCCAGATCACCCTCGACTGGTAA
- a CDS encoding deoxyguanosinetriphosphate triphosphohydrolase codes for MDWPTLLTRERLGKPLHSPEELGRSPFHKDHDRIIFSGAFRRLGRKTQVHPVSSNDHIHTRLTHSLEVSCVGRSLGMRVGETLRSALPDWCDPSDLGMVVQSACLAHDIGNPPFGHSGEDAIRHWFQQAAGRGWLDDMSSAERNDFLNFEGNAQGFRVLTQLEYHQFDGGTRLTYATLGTYLKYPWTARHADSLGYKKHKFGCYQSELPILEQIAHKLGLPQLEEQRWARHPLVYLMEAADDICYALIDLEDGLEMELLEYAEVESLLLNLVGDDLPQTYRQLGAQDSRRRKLAILRGKAIEHLTNAAASAFVEQQDALLAGTLPGDLVEHMHGPAKRCVLDAKDMARKKIFQDKRKTLHEIGAYTTLEILLNAFCGAALEQHGGRTPSFKNRRILDLLGNNAPNPQWPLHASFLRMIDFIAGMTDSYATEMAREMTGRSSPQ; via the coding sequence TTGGATTGGCCCACCCTGCTGACTCGCGAACGTCTTGGCAAGCCGCTGCACAGCCCGGAAGAACTGGGACGTAGCCCGTTTCACAAAGACCATGACCGTATTATCTTCTCCGGTGCATTCCGCCGCCTGGGGCGCAAGACCCAAGTGCACCCGGTCTCCAGCAACGACCACATCCACACGCGCCTGACCCACTCCCTGGAAGTCAGCTGTGTGGGACGCTCCCTCGGCATGCGCGTCGGCGAAACCCTGCGCAGCGCCCTGCCCGACTGGTGCGACCCGAGCGACCTGGGCATGGTGGTGCAATCGGCCTGCCTGGCCCATGACATCGGCAACCCGCCGTTCGGACATTCCGGCGAAGATGCCATCCGTCATTGGTTCCAGCAGGCCGCAGGGCGCGGCTGGCTGGATGACATGAGCAGTGCCGAGCGTAATGATTTCCTCAACTTCGAAGGCAACGCCCAGGGCTTTCGCGTGCTCACCCAGCTGGAATACCACCAGTTCGACGGCGGTACCCGGCTGACCTACGCGACCTTGGGCACTTACCTGAAATACCCTTGGACCGCTCGCCACGCGGACTCCCTGGGCTATAAGAAACACAAGTTCGGCTGTTACCAGAGCGAGTTGCCGATCCTTGAGCAGATCGCCCACAAGCTTGGCCTGCCGCAACTCGAAGAACAGCGCTGGGCGCGGCATCCGCTGGTGTACCTGATGGAAGCGGCGGACGACATCTGCTATGCCCTGATCGACCTGGAAGATGGCCTGGAAATGGAGTTGCTGGAGTACGCCGAAGTCGAGTCGCTGCTGCTTAACCTGGTGGGCGATGACCTGCCCCAGACCTATCGCCAACTCGGTGCCCAGGACTCGCGTCGACGCAAACTGGCGATCCTGCGCGGCAAGGCGATCGAGCATTTGACCAACGCGGCGGCAAGCGCCTTCGTCGAGCAACAGGACGCCCTGCTGGCCGGCACCCTGCCCGGCGATCTGGTGGAGCACATGCATGGCCCGGCCAAACGCTGCGTCCTGGATGCCAAGGACATGGCGCGCAAAAAGATCTTCCAGGACAAGCGCAAGACCCTGCATGAGATCGGCGCCTACACCACCCTGGAAATCCTGTTGAATGCCTTTTGCGGTGCGGCCCTTGAGCAGCACGGCGGGCGTACGCCGTCGTTCAAGAACCGGCGCATTCTCGACCTGCTGGGCAACAACGCACCGAACCCTCAGTGGCCGCTGCACGCCTCGTTCCTGCGCATGATCGACTTTATCGCGGGCATGACCGACAGCTATGCCACCGAAATGGCGCGGGAAATGACCGGGCGTTCCAGCCCTCAATAA
- a CDS encoding EAL domain-containing protein translates to MIDGQPLACFQPFIDTATGRIAGVEALGRLRQADGRLQSVGPLFADPRTPGVALRRLDRQLRDNALSRLHEAPEDWFLSLNISPRWINRLRPGQALPSLKQIHSHGVDPRRIVFEITELGGDIQRLSDVVVRYREAGARIAIDDFGAGYSQLDRVLALQPDILKLDMRLFQDAARGGPSSEVVRALAQMAEKTGCWIIAEGVETEAQLSFALECGSRYVQGYLFAQAQLEWFATDAFVPRFAQLRTAYVQQKLAERGRIMQLRQQLAELMKILQTWAQAQAPLNQLPPLQAFPWLLRFYQCDRHGTQLTPNFEWRQDAWQADSRYLGHNWSWRPYFYHLLAEGWEERRLTLSSTYRDATTNQYCLTAGQFFNNGQRLLLIDIDAVGL, encoded by the coding sequence GTGATCGACGGGCAACCGCTCGCCTGCTTCCAGCCGTTTATCGACACCGCCACCGGCCGCATCGCCGGCGTCGAGGCCCTGGGCCGTCTGCGCCAGGCTGACGGCCGCCTGCAGTCCGTGGGCCCATTGTTCGCAGACCCGCGCACGCCAGGCGTGGCCTTGCGCCGTCTCGACCGGCAGTTGCGCGACAATGCGCTGAGCCGCCTGCATGAAGCCCCCGAAGACTGGTTCCTGAGCCTGAACATCTCGCCGCGCTGGATCAACCGCCTGCGCCCGGGCCAAGCCCTGCCGAGCCTGAAGCAGATTCACAGCCATGGCGTCGACCCGCGACGCATTGTGTTCGAGATCACCGAACTGGGTGGCGACATCCAGCGCCTGTCGGACGTGGTGGTGCGTTATCGCGAAGCTGGTGCGCGCATCGCCATTGACGACTTTGGCGCCGGCTATTCCCAACTCGATCGGGTACTGGCGTTGCAGCCGGACATTCTCAAGCTGGACATGCGCTTGTTTCAGGACGCGGCTCGGGGCGGGCCAAGCAGCGAAGTGGTGCGTGCGCTGGCGCAGATGGCGGAGAAGACCGGGTGCTGGATCATTGCCGAGGGCGTGGAGACCGAAGCGCAGTTGAGCTTCGCCCTGGAGTGTGGCTCGCGTTATGTGCAGGGCTATCTGTTCGCCCAGGCGCAGCTCGAATGGTTCGCCACCGACGCCTTCGTGCCGCGCTTCGCCCAATTGCGCACCGCGTACGTCCAGCAAAAACTGGCTGAGCGCGGGCGCATTATGCAACTGCGCCAGCAGTTGGCCGAACTGATGAAGATCCTGCAAACCTGGGCCCAGGCACAGGCGCCTCTGAACCAGCTGCCGCCGTTGCAGGCCTTTCCCTGGCTGCTGCGCTTCTACCAGTGCGACCGACACGGCACGCAACTGACGCCCAACTTCGAATGGCGCCAGGACGCCTGGCAAGCCGACAGCCGTTACCTGGGCCACAACTGGTCGTGGCGTCCGTATTTCTATCACCTGCTGGCCGAAGGGTGGGAGGAGCGACGCTTGACCCTGTCCTCGACCTACCGCGACGCGACCACCAACCAGTACTGCCTCACCGCCGGACAATTCTTCAATAACGGTCAGCGTTTGCTGTTAATCGATATAGACGCCGTCGGGCTGTAG
- a CDS encoding glutaredoxin family protein, which produces MLPECQLFGTLGCHLCEIAEAEIMPLVEHGLLVELVDITDPDDLTVAYGLRIPVLRRVDTGAELDWPFDTQQVVTFLR; this is translated from the coding sequence ATGCTTCCTGAATGCCAGTTATTCGGCACCCTGGGTTGCCATCTTTGTGAGATTGCCGAGGCTGAAATCATGCCGTTGGTCGAACACGGGTTGTTGGTGGAGCTGGTGGATATCACCGATCCCGACGACCTGACCGTGGCCTACGGCCTGCGGATTCCGGTGCTTCGCCGGGTGGACACCGGGGCGGAACTGGATTGGCCTTTTGACACACAACAGGTCGTGACCTTCCTTCGTTGA
- a CDS encoding response regulator, translating to MPSYPLRILLVEDHPFQLLATQCLLRSFGFARLTTAENAEQAICLMSKAEAPFDIILCDQCLPDLPGLELIDIANRRRFTTTAILLSGLPAAELASLIAQAAERGLPLLGYLSKPLNKDELARLICPLLRLKM from the coding sequence ATGCCCAGTTACCCGCTCCGTATCCTGTTGGTAGAGGATCATCCCTTTCAACTCCTCGCCACTCAGTGCCTGCTCAGGAGCTTCGGCTTCGCACGGCTGACCACCGCCGAAAACGCCGAGCAGGCCATCTGCCTGATGTCCAAGGCCGAGGCGCCCTTCGACATCATCCTGTGCGACCAATGCCTGCCCGACCTGCCGGGCCTCGAGCTGATTGACATCGCCAATCGCCGACGCTTCACCACCACCGCCATCCTACTGAGCGGATTGCCTGCGGCAGAACTCGCCAGCCTGATCGCCCAAGCCGCGGAGCGCGGTCTGCCGCTGCTTGGCTATTTATCCAAGCCGTTGAACAAGGACGAACTTGCGCGTTTGATCTGCCCATTACTCAGGCTGAAGATGTAG
- a CDS encoding YgdI/YgdR family lipoprotein, protein MTQRTIAALMLALGLATLAGCASPTVITLNDGREIQAVDTPKYNEDSGFYEFEQLDGKRTRINKDQVRTVKDL, encoded by the coding sequence ATGACTCAACGGACCATCGCCGCTCTCATGCTTGCACTGGGCCTCGCCACCCTCGCCGGTTGCGCCTCGCCAACAGTGATCACCCTGAATGACGGTCGCGAAATCCAGGCCGTCGACACCCCGAAATACAACGAAGATTCGGGTTTCTACGAATTCGAACAACTTGACGGCAAGCGCACCCGCATCAACAAAGATCAGGTTCGCACCGTTAAAGACCTGTAA
- the moaB gene encoding molybdenum cofactor biosynthesis protein B — protein MKAKADAPFVPLNIAVLTVSDTRTLETDTSGQVFVDRLTAAGHHLAERVLLKDDLYKIRAQVAHWIAEDVVQVVLITGGTGFTGRDSTPEAVSCLLDKQVDGFGELFRQISVADIGTSTVQSRALAGLANGTLVCCLPGSTNAVRTGWDGILAEQLDNRHRPCNFVPHLKQAEPCESRG, from the coding sequence ATGAAAGCCAAGGCAGATGCGCCCTTCGTACCCCTGAACATCGCTGTACTGACCGTCAGTGACACCCGCACCCTCGAAACCGATACCTCCGGCCAGGTCTTCGTCGACCGCCTCACCGCCGCCGGCCACCACCTGGCCGAGCGCGTGCTGCTCAAGGACGACCTCTATAAGATCCGCGCCCAGGTCGCCCACTGGATCGCCGAAGACGTGGTGCAAGTCGTGCTGATCACCGGCGGCACCGGCTTCACCGGCCGCGACAGCACCCCCGAGGCGGTCAGTTGCCTGCTGGACAAGCAGGTCGACGGCTTTGGCGAACTGTTCCGCCAGATTTCCGTGGCCGACATCGGCACCTCCACCGTGCAGTCCCGCGCCCTGGCCGGCCTGGCCAATGGCACCCTGGTGTGCTGCCTGCCGGGCTCTACCAATGCGGTGCGTACCGGCTGGGACGGGATCCTCGCCGAGCAGTTGGACAACCGTCACCGCCCGTGCAATTTCGTGCCGCACCTGAAACAGGCCGAGCCTTGTGAATCCCGTGGGTAA
- a CDS encoding DUF883 family protein encodes MARRTAKTAQEILMADFQTLVTDTERLLDDTKVLAGDQADELRAKIHDTLLQARETLKQTEDSLRERGQAAVTATEDYVQANPWQSVGIAAGVGFLIGLLATRR; translated from the coding sequence ATGGCCAGAAGAACTGCAAAGACTGCTCAAGAAATACTGATGGCGGATTTTCAAACCCTGGTGACTGATACCGAAAGGTTGCTGGACGACACCAAAGTGCTCGCTGGTGACCAGGCCGATGAGCTGCGCGCCAAGATCCACGACACCCTGCTCCAGGCCCGCGAAACCCTCAAGCAGACGGAAGATTCCCTGCGCGAACGCGGCCAGGCGGCCGTCACCGCGACTGAAGATTACGTGCAGGCCAACCCTTGGCAGTCGGTCGGCATTGCCGCCGGCGTGGGCTTTCTGATCGGCCTGCTGGCTACAAGGCGCTAA
- the mobA gene encoding molybdenum cofactor guanylyltransferase MobA, with the protein MSTDYSPLPCSILLLSGGRGQRMGGQDKGLLEWRGQPLIAHLQRLVRPLTDDLIISCNRNHDRYAPYADQLVSDDSPDFPGPLAGIRAGLAAARHGHLLILPCDVPQIDARLLAELRETAGRNPRWPVMVRHGEFWEPLICIVPTALRDAVDSAWHAGERSPRKIFLQHGGVGLECPANDPRLANLNTPELLQTPSGVSE; encoded by the coding sequence ATGTCGACTGATTATTCACCCCTGCCCTGCTCGATCCTGCTGCTGTCGGGTGGGCGCGGCCAGCGCATGGGCGGGCAGGACAAAGGCTTGCTGGAGTGGCGCGGGCAACCTTTGATCGCGCACTTGCAGCGCCTGGTGCGCCCGCTGACAGACGATCTGATCATCTCGTGCAACCGTAATCATGACCGGTACGCACCGTATGCCGACCAACTGGTGAGCGATGACAGCCCGGACTTTCCCGGCCCGCTCGCGGGTATCCGTGCGGGGCTCGCCGCCGCGCGTCATGGGCACTTGCTGATATTGCCGTGCGACGTGCCGCAGATCGACGCCCGACTGCTCGCCGAACTGCGTGAGACCGCAGGACGCAACCCTCGGTGGCCGGTAATGGTGCGCCATGGTGAGTTCTGGGAACCGCTGATCTGCATCGTGCCGACCGCCCTGCGGGACGCGGTGGATAGCGCCTGGCACGCGGGCGAACGCAGCCCGCGCAAGATCTTCTTGCAACACGGCGGCGTGGGCCTGGAGTGCCCGGCGAATGACCCGCGCCTGGCCAACCTTAATACGCCGGAGCTGTTACAGACGCCGTCGGGCGTGTCAGAATGA
- a CDS encoding cation:proton antiporter: MRVFANLLIILASSLVVIALFRRLQLPPVLGYLCVGLAVGPTALDWVNDSEELPDLAELGVVFLLFSLGLEFSLTKMLALRRVVFGLGSLQVLGCGLVLGLLLMMLGVAPGIALMLGAGLALSSTAIVSKELTSLGEIFSSHGQNAIGVLLFQDVVAVLLLTLVPVFAGTGEQAWYWALPLTLGKTVVLFVGLLLASRWLLPRLFHEVAASHSAELFVLLALVIVLLTAWLTHLLGLSPALGAFLAGMLLGESHYRHQIEADIRPFRDILLGLFFVSIGMLIDLQLFVSHSLLILGLTLTLMLVKGCVVAALVKLRGSDSETAWRSGLALAQGGEFCFALMAQMQQSRLIPDEFNGLLLAATFCSMLLTPLLLRAAPGIALRLHRKPNQQVQLEEITALNAELRGHAVICGYGRVGQSIGRFLRKEQQAFIALDDDPERVQEAATEDSSVHYGDCRRGALLSAVGLERARLVVIAVDNSDVALAVLKEARRINTEVPILVRTRDDSQLAELKAAGASEVVPELLESSLMLASHALILLGLPDQQVQARVDEVRQNRYRLLHGFYRQADEPINPD, from the coding sequence ATGCGTGTGTTTGCCAACCTGCTGATCATTCTGGCCTCATCCCTGGTGGTGATTGCGCTGTTTCGCCGGCTGCAGTTGCCGCCCGTGCTGGGCTACCTGTGTGTCGGCCTGGCCGTGGGGCCCACTGCGCTGGACTGGGTGAATGACAGCGAAGAGCTGCCCGACCTTGCCGAACTGGGCGTGGTGTTCCTGCTGTTTTCCCTGGGCCTGGAGTTTTCCCTGACGAAGATGCTCGCCCTGCGCCGCGTGGTGTTTGGCCTGGGCAGCTTGCAGGTGCTGGGTTGCGGTCTAGTCCTGGGGCTGTTGTTGATGATGCTGGGTGTCGCGCCGGGCATCGCCTTGATGTTGGGTGCCGGGCTGGCCTTGTCATCCACGGCCATCGTCAGCAAGGAGTTGACCAGCCTGGGGGAGATCTTCAGCAGCCATGGCCAGAATGCTATTGGCGTATTGCTGTTCCAGGATGTGGTGGCGGTGCTGCTGCTGACCCTGGTGCCGGTGTTTGCCGGCACCGGCGAGCAAGCCTGGTATTGGGCGTTGCCACTGACCCTGGGCAAGACCGTGGTGCTGTTTGTCGGCCTGCTGCTCGCCAGCCGTTGGTTGTTGCCGCGTTTGTTCCATGAGGTTGCCGCGTCCCATTCGGCGGAGCTGTTTGTGCTGCTGGCGCTGGTGATTGTGTTGCTCACCGCCTGGCTCACGCACCTGCTGGGACTGTCCCCTGCCCTCGGTGCGTTCCTGGCCGGCATGCTGCTGGGAGAAAGCCACTACCGCCATCAGATCGAGGCGGACATCCGTCCGTTTCGCGACATCTTGCTGGGGCTGTTTTTCGTCAGCATCGGCATGCTCATCGACCTGCAGCTGTTTGTCAGCCATAGCCTGCTGATCCTCGGCCTCACCCTCACGCTGATGCTGGTCAAAGGCTGCGTGGTGGCCGCGCTGGTCAAACTGCGCGGCAGCGACAGCGAGACCGCCTGGCGCAGTGGCCTGGCCCTGGCCCAGGGCGGCGAGTTTTGCTTTGCGTTGATGGCGCAGATGCAGCAGAGCCGGTTGATCCCCGACGAATTCAACGGTTTGCTACTCGCTGCCACCTTCTGTTCGATGCTGCTCACGCCCCTGCTGTTACGCGCCGCCCCAGGCATCGCCCTGCGCCTGCACCGCAAGCCCAACCAGCAAGTGCAGTTGGAAGAAATCACCGCGCTGAACGCCGAGCTACGCGGGCACGCAGTGATCTGCGGCTATGGCCGCGTCGGCCAATCCATCGGACGTTTTCTGCGCAAGGAGCAACAGGCGTTTATCGCCCTGGATGACGACCCGGAACGGGTGCAGGAAGCGGCCACCGAGGACAGCAGCGTGCATTATGGCGATTGTCGGCGTGGCGCCCTGCTCAGTGCGGTCGGCCTGGAACGTGCGCGGCTGGTGGTGATTGCCGTGGACAACAGTGATGTCGCCCTGGCGGTGCTTAAAGAGGCACGCCGGATCAACACCGAGGTGCCGATCCTGGTGCGCACCCGCGACGACAGCCAGCTCGCCGAGCTGAAAGCCGCAGGCGCCAGCGAAGTGGTGCCCGAGCTGCTGGAGTCGAGCCTGATGCTCGCCTCCCACGCGTTGATCCTGCTGGGCCTGCCGGACCAGCAGGTACAGGCGCGGGTCGATGAGGTGCGACAGAACCGCTATCGCCTGCTGCACGGTTTTTACCGGCAGGCAGACGAGCCGATCAATCCTGACTGA